In Nostoc sp. GT001, a genomic segment contains:
- the apcB gene encoding allophycocyanin subunit beta: MAQDAITAVINSADVQGKYLDSSALEKLKGYFATGELRVRAASTISANAAAIVKEAVAKSLLYSDITRPGGNMYTTRRYAACIRDLDYYLRYATYAMLAGDPSILDERVLNGLKETYNSLGVPVGATVQAIQAIKEVTASLVGSDAGKEMGVYLDYISSGLS; the protein is encoded by the coding sequence ATGGCTCAAGACGCAATTACCGCTGTCATTAACTCCGCAGACGTTCAAGGCAAATACCTTGACTCTTCTGCTTTGGAAAAGCTAAAAGGCTACTTCGCTACTGGCGAACTACGGGTACGTGCTGCTAGCACCATCAGCGCTAACGCTGCTGCGATCGTCAAAGAAGCTGTAGCAAAATCTTTGCTATACTCTGACATCACCCGTCCAGGTGGCAACATGTACACCACTCGCCGCTATGCTGCTTGCATCCGCGATTTGGACTATTACCTCCGCTATGCCACCTACGCTATGTTAGCTGGCGATCCTTCTATCCTAGATGAGCGTGTGCTCAATGGCTTGAAGGAAACCTATAACTCCTTGGGCGTTCCCGTCGGTGCTACCGTACAAGCTATCCAAGCAATCAAAGAAGTAACCGCCAGTTTGGTAGGTTCTGATGCTGGTAAGGAAATGGGCGTTTACTTAGACTATATCTCCTCTGGCTTAAGCTAA
- the apcA gene encoding allophycocyanin subunit alpha produces MSIVTKAIVNADAEARYLSPGELDRIKSFVASGERRVRIAQVLSENRERLVKQAGDQLFQKRPDVVSPGGNAYGQELTATCLRDLDYYLRLVTYGIVAGDVTPIEEIGVIGARELYKSLGTPIDGVAEGIRGLKNGSTSLLSGDDASEAAGYFDYLVGALLG; encoded by the coding sequence ATGAGTATTGTCACGAAAGCTATCGTGAATGCTGATGCAGAAGCCCGCTACCTCAGCCCTGGTGAGTTAGATCGGATCAAGTCTTTTGTTGCAAGTGGCGAGCGCCGTGTGCGGATTGCTCAAGTTTTGTCAGAAAATCGCGAACGGCTCGTTAAGCAAGCTGGCGATCAACTGTTCCAAAAGCGTCCTGATGTTGTATCTCCTGGTGGTAACGCTTACGGTCAAGAATTGACTGCTACTTGTCTGCGTGACCTAGATTATTACCTCCGCCTCGTTACCTACGGTATCGTTGCTGGTGATGTCACCCCCATCGAAGAAATTGGTGTTATTGGTGCCCGTGAACTGTACAAGTCCTTGGGAACTCCTATTGATGGTGTTGCTGAAGGTATCCGTGGGCTGAAGAATGGCTCTACATCATTGCTCTCTGGTGATGACGCTAGTGAAGCTGCTGGCTACTTCGACTACCTAGTTGGTGCCCTTCTAGGATAG
- a CDS encoding phycobilisome rod-core linker polypeptide, with translation MSVKASGGSSVARPQLYQTLTVSTITQAEQQDRFLGNGELNELASYFASGAKRLEISQTLTDNAEIIVSRAANRIFVGGSPMAFLEKPREAELVTVGGGGANVQQGMQLGTVTYVESRGGFLENLRSIFNSSPSGPTPAGFRPINIARYGPSNMAKSLRDLSWFLRYATYAIVAGDPNIIAVNTRGLREIIENACSGEATLVALQEIKAGALSFFRNDAEATEIVSQYMDVLLTEFKAATPSNKVRQRPSIDQQGLQLPQIYFNAAERRPKFVMKTGLSSSEKNEVIKAAYRQIFERDITRAYSLSISDLESKVKNGDISVKEFVRRLAKSPLYQKQFYQPFINSRVIELAFRHILGRGPSSREEVQKYFSIISNGGLPALVDALVDSAEYSDYFGEETVPYLRGLGQEAQECRNWGPQQDLFNYSAPFRKIPQFITTFAAYEQPLPDQHPYGSGNDPLEIQFGAIFPKETRNPSTSPAPFSKDTKRILIHQGAGINNQNSNPRARGEAPGTLGPKVFKLDQLPGTRGKKAPKSSSVRYSESSTQAVIRAAYLQVFGRDVYEGQRPKVLEIKLENGDISVREFIRALAKSDVFRNLYWSSLYVCKAIEYIHRRLLGRPTYGRQEINKYFDIASKQGFYAVVDAIINSVEYSEAFGEDTIPYERYLTPGGVAGRQLRVGSIRDDIAAKVQKEVTPSFVTLGTVTEKRSEPDIQFRINQGVSKQREQTKIFKLVANTTDKVAVKTLISAAYRQIFERDIAPYIAKNEFTKWESKLGNGEISVKEFIEGLGYSNLYLKEFYTPYPNTKVIELGTKHFLGRAPLDQAEIRKYNQILATQGIRAFIGALVDSVEYNQVFGEDTVPYRRFPTLPAANFPNTEKLYNQLTKQNDDVVVPSFKPVQARVGVSNDTPLLVQAIADIAAQTNGKPSFAELGRSYNDGSGQSVEQGVRKHARIYRLTENTNQDEKQQAINAIYRQVLDVFSGEVPENFRRTDLDSKLQNGEISVREFVRELASSQIYRQRFLSPYPHTKVIEFLFRHLLGRTPATQEEIGQYNKLLVDSGLSAAVEAIVESPEYNRYFGEDVVPYNRFPSLPVGNYLGSVAVD, from the coding sequence ATGAGTGTTAAGGCGAGTGGTGGAAGCTCGGTTGCGCGTCCGCAACTATATCAAACCCTAACTGTATCCACGATTACCCAAGCAGAGCAGCAAGACCGCTTCTTGGGAAATGGTGAATTAAATGAACTGGCAAGCTATTTTGCATCTGGTGCCAAGCGTCTAGAAATTTCTCAGACGTTGACAGACAATGCCGAGATTATTGTGTCTCGGGCTGCCAACCGGATTTTTGTCGGTGGTTCGCCAATGGCTTTTTTAGAAAAGCCCAGAGAAGCAGAATTAGTAACAGTCGGTGGTGGTGGTGCTAACGTTCAACAAGGGATGCAACTAGGAACCGTAACCTACGTTGAAAGTCGTGGTGGGTTCCTAGAAAATTTACGTTCAATATTTAACTCATCCCCCAGCGGTCCAACACCCGCAGGTTTTAGACCAATTAACATTGCTCGTTATGGCCCAAGCAACATGGCCAAGAGCTTACGGGATTTATCCTGGTTCTTGCGCTACGCTACTTATGCGATCGTTGCTGGCGACCCCAACATCATAGCGGTGAATACAAGGGGTTTGCGGGAAATCATTGAAAATGCCTGTTCTGGTGAAGCAACGCTAGTAGCTTTGCAGGAAATTAAAGCCGGGGCACTTTCATTTTTCCGTAATGATGCTGAGGCTACAGAAATTGTGTCTCAGTACATGGATGTTTTGTTAACAGAATTCAAAGCAGCCACACCTTCAAACAAAGTCCGCCAACGCCCTTCTATTGACCAGCAAGGGTTACAACTGCCGCAAATTTACTTTAATGCAGCAGAACGGCGTCCCAAGTTTGTGATGAAGACTGGGTTATCAAGTAGCGAAAAAAACGAGGTAATCAAGGCTGCATATCGGCAAATCTTTGAGCGCGACATTACCCGTGCTTATAGCTTATCCATATCTGACCTGGAATCCAAGGTGAAGAATGGCGACATCTCTGTGAAAGAGTTTGTCCGTCGTTTAGCTAAATCTCCCCTTTACCAAAAACAGTTTTACCAGCCTTTTATTAACAGCCGAGTCATCGAACTAGCTTTCCGTCACATTCTAGGACGGGGGCCAAGTAGCCGCGAAGAAGTACAAAAATACTTCTCGATTATTTCTAACGGTGGTCTACCAGCCTTAGTAGATGCCTTAGTAGATTCTGCTGAATACAGCGACTATTTTGGTGAAGAAACAGTACCCTACCTGCGGGGTCTGGGTCAAGAAGCACAAGAATGTCGCAACTGGGGGCCGCAGCAAGACCTGTTTAACTACAGTGCGCCTTTCCGCAAGATACCTCAGTTCATCACCACATTTGCGGCTTATGAGCAACCGCTACCAGATCAACATCCTTACGGTTCTGGTAACGACCCCTTGGAAATTCAGTTTGGGGCGATTTTCCCGAAAGAAACTCGCAACCCCAGTACCAGTCCGGCTCCTTTTAGTAAGGATACCAAACGCATCCTGATTCACCAAGGAGCAGGGATTAATAACCAAAATAGTAATCCCAGAGCGCGAGGTGAAGCTCCTGGTACCCTTGGGCCCAAGGTGTTCAAGTTAGACCAACTGCCTGGTACTAGAGGTAAAAAGGCTCCCAAAAGTTCTAGCGTCAGATACTCCGAAAGCTCCACACAAGCAGTGATTAGAGCTGCTTACCTGCAAGTTTTCGGTCGCGATGTCTACGAAGGTCAGCGCCCGAAGGTATTAGAAATCAAGCTGGAAAATGGCGACATCTCGGTGCGGGAATTTATTCGTGCTTTAGCTAAGTCGGATGTATTCCGCAACCTGTACTGGTCATCGCTGTATGTTTGTAAAGCGATCGAGTATATTCACCGCCGCTTGTTGGGTCGTCCGACTTATGGTCGTCAAGAAATCAACAAGTACTTTGATATCGCTTCAAAACAAGGTTTTTACGCGGTAGTTGATGCCATTATTAACAGCGTAGAATACAGTGAAGCATTTGGTGAAGATACAATTCCTTACGAACGGTATCTGACTCCTGGTGGTGTAGCAGGGCGACAATTACGTGTTGGTAGCATTCGTGATGATATTGCCGCAAAAGTCCAGAAGGAAGTAACACCAAGCTTTGTGACACTGGGTACCGTAACAGAAAAGCGGTCAGAACCAGATATTCAGTTCCGCATTAACCAAGGTGTCAGCAAGCAACGGGAACAAACCAAAATCTTCAAATTGGTTGCGAATACTACTGACAAGGTTGCAGTCAAAACTTTGATCAGCGCTGCCTATCGCCAGATTTTTGAGCGGGATATTGCACCCTACATTGCCAAAAACGAATTTACCAAATGGGAAAGCAAGCTGGGTAATGGCGAAATTAGTGTGAAGGAATTTATTGAAGGTTTGGGTTACTCTAACCTCTACCTGAAAGAGTTCTACACACCTTACCCCAACACCAAAGTGATTGAGTTGGGAACCAAACACTTCTTGGGACGTGCGCCACTAGATCAAGCAGAAATCCGCAAGTATAACCAGATTTTGGCTACTCAAGGTATTCGTGCCTTTATTGGTGCTTTGGTAGATAGTGTGGAATATAACCAGGTGTTTGGTGAAGATACGGTGCCTTACCGCCGCTTCCCGACCCTGCCTGCGGCAAATTTCCCGAATACAGAGAAGCTTTACAACCAGCTGACCAAGCAAAACGATGACGTGGTTGTACCAAGCTTTAAACCAGTACAAGCCCGTGTCGGGGTTAGTAACGATACACCGCTTTTGGTACAAGCGATCGCAGATATCGCAGCCCAAACAAATGGTAAGCCATCCTTTGCTGAACTGGGTCGTTCTTACAACGATGGTAGCGGACAATCAGTGGAACAGGGTGTGCGTAAACATGCACGCATTTACCGTCTAACAGAAAACACCAACCAAGACGAAAAACAACAGGCAATCAACGCCATTTATCGTCAAGTATTGGATGTATTTAGCGGTGAAGTGCCTGAGAATTTCCGTCGCACTGACCTAGATAGCAAACTCCAAAATGGTGAAATTTCCGTGCGGGAGTTTGTGCGTGAACTAGCTAGTTCTCAAATCTATCGCCAGCGCTTCTTATCACCTTATCCTCACACCAAGGTCATTGAGTTCCTCTTCCGTCATCTGTTGGGGCGTACACCCGCAACTCAGGAAGAAATTGGCCAATATAACAAGCTGCTAGTCGATAGTGGTTTGTCAGCTGCTGTAGAAGCAATAGTTGAAAGTCCAGAATATAACCGCTACTTCGGTGAAGATGTTGTACCTTACAACCGCTTCCCATCTTTACCAGTAGGTAACTACCTCGGCAGTGTAGCAGTTGATTAA
- a CDS encoding glycoside hydrolase family 2 TIM barrel-domain containing protein, which produces MMIKRRKFLALIPGFVLASSSSILVSLNPKKYLTNRKRSLPFFLGWYDNINNKDVPIKASSKGIDLLMPYVEKESKAKIQAFLDASKKTPIKILLEIPRTLIESENISGVKDFIRTYKNHPSVYAWYLYDEPEIKKPRPISPNLLKKVYKAIKEEDKSKPVALVFTKIEKIEPYSDAMDILMWDCYPCKDGVVEFQWVSFYRKALYEVISLADVKNKKFLNVIQAYRGNQTDFRLPTKLEFRYMFYLSVLAGADGLLFWIHYLSSPSWNESVLYPTIKEFRNYIPAIVRGEDLSNPVQVNNPNIEVKLFPIPNTTKFLIIAVNHTSTKINFVVKLTQSLAGKIVTLNEKTINNLFHNASFSTRLNPYEVKLYQVR; this is translated from the coding sequence ATGATGATAAAACGACGTAAATTTCTAGCTTTAATTCCTGGTTTTGTATTAGCTAGTAGTAGCAGCATACTTGTGAGTTTAAATCCCAAAAAATATTTAACTAATCGGAAACGAAGTCTACCCTTTTTTTTAGGTTGGTATGACAATATCAACAATAAGGATGTACCAATAAAAGCATCTTCTAAAGGAATTGACTTATTAATGCCCTATGTTGAAAAAGAGAGCAAGGCAAAAATACAGGCATTTTTAGATGCTTCTAAAAAAACACCAATAAAAATTCTGCTTGAGATTCCTCGTACTTTAATTGAATCAGAAAATATTTCAGGAGTAAAAGACTTTATTCGTACTTATAAAAACCATCCCTCCGTTTATGCTTGGTATCTTTATGATGAACCAGAAATAAAAAAACCTAGACCAATTTCTCCAAATTTGTTAAAAAAGGTATACAAAGCTATTAAGGAAGAAGATAAATCAAAGCCAGTGGCATTAGTTTTTACCAAGATAGAAAAAATTGAACCTTACAGTGATGCAATGGATATACTGATGTGGGATTGTTATCCTTGCAAAGATGGAGTTGTAGAATTCCAATGGGTATCATTTTACCGAAAAGCACTCTACGAAGTCATTTCCCTTGCTGATGTTAAAAATAAAAAATTTTTGAACGTAATACAAGCTTATAGAGGAAATCAGACCGATTTTCGATTACCAACAAAGTTAGAATTTCGCTATATGTTTTATTTATCAGTCCTTGCAGGAGCTGATGGGCTGTTATTTTGGATACACTATCTCTCTTCACCTTCCTGGAATGAGTCAGTTTTGTATCCTACTATTAAAGAATTCCGAAATTACATTCCTGCAATTGTTAGAGGAGAAGATTTAAGTAATCCAGTACAAGTAAACAACCCAAATATAGAAGTTAAATTATTTCCTATTCCTAATACTACAAAGTTTTTAATTATAGCTGTTAATCACACTTCGACTAAAATAAACTTCGTAGTAAAACTGACTCAGAGTTTAGCTGGTAAAATAGTTACTTTGAATGAAAAAACTATTAATAACCTATTTCATAATGCAAGTTTCAGTACTCGTTTAAATCCTTATGAAGTAAAGTTGTATCAAGTAAGATAA
- a CDS encoding glycosyltransferase — protein MSNTVPTVSSNIQASITVGIPFYQGSNIAHLRAAIDSILWQSVPAKEIHLIQDGLIPKNLEETVNEYTATYPHIKHLLISQNMGLAHALNISILNSSSKYYARMDSDDIAHPERFSKQIGFLESNLDIDILGTWAFVFEDEFPRENCSIRIMPVCNQEIHALFHYQNPLIHPSVMFRSSVFAKTGLYNMEFRSECDLELWARALKLRVGISNLSEPLLYYRNTGVISRRSAALGQQIKARYQYNTLSLKLNILKVMSLLFRILPYQMQVWGYKKFKKERNFHQDAREFLVK, from the coding sequence ATGTCGAATACAGTACCTACAGTTTCTAGCAACATACAAGCAAGCATTACAGTGGGTATTCCTTTTTACCAAGGTAGCAATATTGCACATCTTCGTGCTGCTATTGACTCTATCCTATGGCAAAGTGTACCAGCAAAGGAAATTCATTTAATTCAGGATGGTTTGATTCCAAAAAATTTGGAGGAAACTGTTAATGAATATACTGCAACTTATCCCCATATAAAACACCTATTAATTTCTCAAAACATGGGTTTAGCTCATGCGCTTAATATATCCATATTAAACTCGTCATCTAAATACTACGCAAGAATGGACTCTGATGACATTGCACATCCAGAGCGATTCAGTAAACAAATAGGTTTTTTAGAAAGTAATTTAGATATTGATATCTTGGGTACTTGGGCTTTTGTCTTTGAGGATGAATTTCCAAGAGAAAATTGCTCAATTAGGATAATGCCTGTATGTAATCAGGAGATACATGCACTGTTTCATTATCAAAATCCCTTGATACATCCATCTGTGATGTTTAGAAGTAGCGTTTTTGCTAAAACAGGACTTTATAACATGGAATTTCGTTCTGAATGTGATTTAGAATTGTGGGCAAGAGCATTGAAATTGAGAGTTGGTATTTCAAATTTATCTGAACCTTTACTTTATTATAGAAATACAGGCGTTATCAGTAGACGGTCTGCGGCTTTAGGACAGCAAATTAAAGCACGATATCAATACAATACTCTTTCACTAAAATTAAATATTCTCAAAGTAATGTCTTTACTATTTCGCATTCTTCCCTATCAAATGCAAGTTTGGGGATACAAAAAGTTTAAAAAAGAGAGAAATTTTCACCAAGATGCTCGTGAATTTTTAGTTAAATAG
- a CDS encoding glycosyltransferase, with translation MTLNNGSDITSYSVKYLYSVTLRESWLLIKHLVSLNKQEEISVFFFLIQLDYLVLALILKTISKLLNKNLEISYLMHEPKFEKGRINPLKAYIVFLYHFVFGYIGDKILLPSNEAFLKAQDFVNNDKLYKLNLSFLSLPKDILQNNLAQLKFSWDNEKSFLLLGRADRDKNPQGFLSLANIINKDYPKQARFIRGGSERNIQVNYDDKLIIRFPGFISNSAKSFLLGLSHFVVIPYSFSTQSGVVTEALSYGKLLIINDIPTFSYLKGLSFVFFTDFNDESSMSKCIHDLFSMDINDYEKRYWEAIRYFQENHSEAYLSKTLQEIL, from the coding sequence ATGACACTAAATAATGGTTCTGATATAACTAGTTATTCTGTAAAATACTTGTATTCCGTCACTTTACGAGAAAGTTGGTTATTAATCAAACATTTAGTGAGTCTAAATAAGCAAGAAGAAATATCAGTATTTTTCTTTTTAATCCAGTTAGATTATTTAGTATTAGCTTTAATTTTAAAAACAATTAGTAAACTTTTAAATAAAAACTTAGAAATTTCTTATTTGATGCATGAACCTAAATTTGAAAAAGGAAGGATTAACCCTTTAAAAGCATATATTGTATTTTTATATCATTTCGTTTTTGGCTATATAGGAGATAAGATATTATTGCCTAGCAATGAAGCGTTTTTGAAAGCACAAGACTTCGTTAATAATGATAAACTTTACAAGTTAAATTTATCATTTCTTTCTCTCCCAAAAGATATTTTACAAAATAATTTAGCGCAACTTAAGTTTAGTTGGGATAATGAAAAAAGTTTCTTATTGTTAGGTCGAGCAGATAGAGATAAAAATCCTCAAGGATTTTTATCTCTAGCAAATATAATTAACAAAGATTACCCAAAGCAAGCGAGATTTATTCGGGGTGGAAGTGAGAGAAATATACAAGTAAACTACGACGACAAACTAATAATTAGATTTCCTGGCTTCATTTCAAATAGCGCTAAAAGTTTCCTACTTGGTTTAAGCCACTTTGTTGTGATTCCCTACTCATTCTCAACTCAAAGTGGTGTGGTGACAGAGGCTTTGAGTTATGGAAAGCTTTTAATTATTAATGATATTCCTACTTTCTCATATTTAAAAGGTCTAAGTTTTGTCTTTTTTACTGATTTTAATGACGAAAGCTCAATGTCAAAATGTATCCATGATTTATTTAGTATGGACATAAATGATTATGAAAAACGCTATTGGGAAGCAATAAGATACTTCCAAGAAAATCATTCAGAAGCTTATCTTTCAAAAACCTTGCAAGAAATTTTATAA
- a CDS encoding glycosyltransferase family 2 protein has translation MTISKNNYQGLEKTLQSVKEQDYKIIEHIVIDGDSDDGSKEFLESYNHSKRYLYLSELDNGISSAFNKGLEKSNGDLIFFLNSGDVFFSKTVISEVVQSYMQHKWKCAIGVTVTTSFAGETIFYRPPQLSSKFLKYFMFLPHQGFFCETSLHKNYKYNESLKISMDYELFLRMLKNITIFYLPTVISIREPGGISSQTQKRIIEHSQIRFIYANKIHEKFIISILNTLIMLKNYLKIDSPFAFKK, from the coding sequence GTGACGATATCCAAAAATAATTACCAAGGATTAGAAAAAACCTTACAATCAGTTAAAGAACAAGACTATAAAATAATAGAGCATATTGTTATTGACGGAGATTCTGATGATGGAAGTAAAGAGTTTTTAGAGTCATATAACCATTCTAAAAGGTATCTTTATTTATCAGAACTAGATAATGGTATATCTAGTGCATTTAATAAAGGTTTAGAAAAAAGTAATGGGGATTTAATTTTCTTCTTAAACTCTGGAGATGTATTCTTTTCCAAAACAGTGATTTCTGAAGTTGTGCAAAGCTATATGCAACATAAATGGAAATGTGCTATCGGTGTCACTGTCACTACAAGTTTTGCTGGAGAAACTATATTTTATCGTCCGCCGCAACTTTCATCGAAGTTTCTAAAATACTTTATGTTTTTACCGCACCAGGGTTTTTTCTGTGAAACTTCCCTACATAAAAATTACAAATACAATGAGTCTCTTAAAATTTCTATGGATTACGAATTATTTCTGCGAATGCTTAAAAATATAACAATATTTTATTTGCCTACAGTAATATCAATACGCGAACCTGGAGGGATTTCTAGCCAAACTCAAAAGAGAATTATTGAGCATTCACAAATACGTTTTATCTACGCGAATAAAATACATGAAAAATTTATAATTAGTATTTTAAATACATTGATTATGCTAAAGAATTATCTCAAAATTGACTCACCTTTTGCATTCAAAAAATGA
- a CDS encoding glycosyltransferase family 4 protein, giving the protein MQIIHTSYSDLSGGAARAAYRIHRCLLQAEIDSRMQVLSKTSDDPTVRGNSLKIGRITTEIRTGIGLLAKKTIKSSDPTRYSAGLLPSNWVKSFHASDADVINLHWVGAETLSISEIGQIRKPIVWTFHDMWAFCGAEHYTNDGLNARWREGYRADNRPQDESGFDLNRWTWERKQRNWKYPFHIVCPSNWLADCVRNSALMADCPVSVIPYPLDLDSFRPIEKTLARQLLNLPQQRSLILFGALGGTNDPRKGIDLLLQATSFLENQKSKDIEIEIVIFGQSRPPQVPKLGFPIRYTGHLADDISLALLYSAADVFVAPSRQDNLPNTVVEAIACGTPTVAFKIGGMPDLIQHRVSGYLAQPYEAEDLATGIQWVLQQQKESKSLSLAARRHAEYMFDPVRIAQQYVAVYKEAMNRQKK; this is encoded by the coding sequence ATGCAAATTATTCATACTAGTTATTCTGATTTATCTGGAGGTGCTGCTCGTGCAGCTTACCGGATTCATCGTTGTCTGTTACAGGCAGAAATAGACTCTCGGATGCAAGTTTTGTCAAAGACTTCTGACGATCCAACAGTTAGAGGTAATTCATTAAAAATCGGAAGAATAACAACAGAAATTCGCACAGGGATTGGTTTATTAGCCAAAAAAACCATCAAAAGTTCTGATCCAACGCGTTATTCGGCTGGACTTCTTCCTTCTAATTGGGTAAAATCTTTCCATGCCTCTGATGCAGATGTGATAAATCTTCATTGGGTAGGTGCAGAGACTTTATCCATTAGTGAAATTGGTCAGATTCGGAAACCGATAGTGTGGACGTTTCACGATATGTGGGCATTTTGTGGAGCAGAGCACTATACAAACGATGGACTTAATGCTCGCTGGCGTGAGGGTTATCGAGCAGACAACCGTCCACAAGACGAGTCTGGTTTCGATTTAAATCGTTGGACTTGGGAACGCAAGCAACGTAACTGGAAATATCCTTTCCATATTGTTTGTCCTAGTAACTGGCTAGCAGATTGCGTTCGCAATAGTGCATTGATGGCAGATTGTCCCGTCTCAGTAATACCATATCCCTTAGATTTAGATAGCTTTCGTCCGATTGAAAAAACATTAGCACGACAGCTTTTGAATTTACCTCAACAGCGATCGTTAATTTTATTTGGTGCCTTGGGCGGAACAAATGATCCTCGCAAAGGTATTGATTTATTATTACAAGCTACCAGTTTTCTGGAAAATCAAAAGTCAAAAGATATAGAAATTGAAATAGTAATTTTTGGGCAGTCACGTCCGCCACAAGTTCCTAAATTGGGTTTTCCAATTCGATACACAGGACATCTTGCTGATGATATTTCTCTGGCTCTACTCTATTCTGCCGCTGATGTTTTTGTTGCACCTTCTAGACAAGATAATTTACCGAATACAGTTGTTGAAGCAATAGCCTGCGGCACTCCTACTGTTGCCTTCAAAATTGGAGGAATGCCTGATTTAATTCAGCATAGGGTGTCAGGTTATTTGGCACAACCATACGAAGCAGAAGATTTAGCAACAGGAATTCAATGGGTTCTACAACAGCAAAAGGAAAGTAAATCTCTGAGTTTAGCAGCCCGTCGTCATGCAGAATATATGTTTGACCCAGTTCGGATCGCACAGCAGTACGTTGCGGTTTATAAGGAAGCAATGAATAGACAAAAAAAGTAA
- a CDS encoding glycosyltransferase family 2 protein, which produces MKQREATAFSWVFDIVEEAILLEDDCLPHPTFFPYCEELLRYYRHDERVMTISGDNTPLGNPRNRQIQDSYYFSIYTRTWGWATWRRAWQHYDLEMKKWSTIRDEGWLKDILRDSREVQFWQNQFQSTYDGFDTWDYQWMLCSWLQNALSIIPTVNLISNLGFDLDGTNTTDRGDPRSNVPTQAVQFPLQHPPFMIPDRQADRFTRENVYMPSLLKRVQRKLRKTFKNLK; this is translated from the coding sequence ATGAAGCAGCGGGAAGCGACTGCTTTTTCTTGGGTATTTGACATCGTTGAAGAAGCTATTCTTCTGGAAGACGACTGTTTACCTCATCCGACATTTTTTCCCTATTGCGAAGAATTATTGAGGTATTACCGTCATGATGAGCGGGTTATGACAATTTCTGGAGATAATACCCCCTTGGGCAATCCTAGAAATCGGCAGATTCAGGATAGCTATTACTTTTCGATTTATACCCGAACATGGGGATGGGCAACCTGGCGTAGGGCATGGCAACATTACGATCTAGAAATGAAAAAGTGGTCAACCATTCGCGACGAGGGTTGGCTAAAAGACATTCTCAGAGATTCCAGAGAAGTCCAATTTTGGCAAAATCAATTTCAATCTACCTATGATGGTTTTGATACTTGGGACTATCAATGGATGCTCTGTTCCTGGTTACAAAATGCCTTGAGTATTATCCCCACAGTTAATTTGATTAGCAATCTGGGATTCGATCTGGATGGAACCAATACAACAGATCGAGGCGATCCACGCTCCAATGTTCCGACACAAGCAGTGCAATTTCCATTACAACATCCCCCTTTCATGATCCCAGATCGCCAAGCCGATCGCTTCACAAGAGAAAATGTTTATATGCCAAGTCTCTTGAAACGTGTGCAGAGAAAGCTCAGAAAAACATTCAAAAATTTAAAATAA